GGATGCTTACTTTCACGAAGAACCCCCCAGCCAGCATGAATGTCATCACAGTTACTGAAGCCAGAGTTGTTGCCTTCTTTAAGTCCATCAATGTAGCTCCAATAGCTAATCCAAGTCCCTGTTTTGTGTGCATTTGTAATTAgttaaacatgatttttctattCAGCACTGTTTTCTCAACCTGTAAATGAAAGAAAGCATACCTGAGCTGCCACAATGCATAGGAAAACTATAAGCATGCTTAGGAAAAAGGTTTCAGTACTGAGCCTTAAGCCTGCCATAAAATATACGATAGCAAGGAAGAGTACAGGAAGCAATAGGTCAAGTGGGAGGTCGCTTGTAGTCCTAGCCACAAAATATGCACTTAATCTGTACATGTCGGCTGCTCGTTCCTTGGTCAGCATAGCTCTTTCTTGAGGAAATGTGAAGATTGCTGTGAAGACAGGGAAAAATCCCCAGAAGACAGCAATGAAGAAAAGTAGCCCTGCCTGCAATTTTGGGTAAAGTATAAGAGGCTTTGAGCTGATTCTATATTCATTAAGTGCATATCTTCCGGTTAAATTTATCTATTGAGAAATGTTCTGCAGAATCACCCCCCTTCCTGTTTGAAGAAATCTTATGCGACTGTTCTCTTCATGATAATGCTTTTGTTTTTTCCATTTCAAGGTCTTGATTAGAATATTCTCATTGTATTAGAAGTTTAGAACCCTTCCATTACCAGTGATGTTTCTTTTGGTGGAAAGTTAAGTGATAGTGCTTTTTGCGGGAAAATGAATGTAGAGAAACAATGATTTACCTGATCTTCCAGTCCTTTGGTAGTGTGGCTATCTGACTGCCACCATAGTAAACCCAAAATAACTGCAGTGGAAAGAACTTGGGTGATTCTCAACCAGCTGAAATAGTCATGCTTCCGTTCTTTAATTCCTCTGCAGAATAAGATAGAAAATTGTTCCCACCAGCTTGCTCCCCATTCTCGTTTGGCAAAAGAGATCTTCAACTTCAGTTCATCATCAAGGGGAAGAGGAACCAtaagcttcttcttctcctcgtcAGCCACACGTGTCTCATAGGCTTCCACAAGATACTgcattcaaattgaaacattaGATAAGTACTTTTGATGCTGCTGTTGGAAACCATATATGAAATTTCTTATAGTGCACATAGCAATTGTGTGAAAGTTAATGATGATAAATTGAATTTTTGAATTCTCACTGTATGCTTAAATACTTGGTATGTACTCTAAGTGCATTCTACATGCATACTAATTGTGAAAGTGAATTGGTTCCCAAGTTTTGCAAACATTGGATATGTCGGtagttcaaatctcactgacatcagggatggggtggggtggggagttaCATTGTCGTCCAGAATCAAAGTCGGTATGGAGTAACCAGTGCTGATACGTGGACATTGGATAGTTTTTCCTTTTGAGTTCCTATGTTCTAAAAATTTAAAAGATGAATCAGGTTATACCTCATGCACAACTGCTGGAGATGGCTTTCCATTTCTTGTATCAGCTTCTGAGTTTTCCATTTGAACTTTGTCCTCCAACTCTGATGGTACAGAAACATCGTTAATGTTTCCGTTTGCAAGGTCTAGCAAGAACTCTGCTGGGTTCATGGCAATAAGTGGAGAACATCCTATGGATGAGAAATAAACCATTGCTTCTGATGCTTTTCCAAAGTAGAGCAAGCTTCCTTTCCCAAGAAGAATCAACTTGTCAAATTTGTGGAAGAGTCTACTGGATGGTTGGTGGATTGTTGTCACCACTGTTTTTCCAGCCTGCCATACAAAAGTAATTACTGCTTGCATTGTATGCATTGCTATCTTTATTGCATAATACTGATTACTCCATAGATCTTTTGTCTACCTGATATATAATTTACTTGGTTTTTTGTAGGATATTGGCatttcaaattttcttttttcaatcctTTCGAAAATTATATTTGTAATGTTAAAATTTTTTTACTCTTGGTTAATTACAAGGAGTAGAATAGAGGTGTATTGAGGAGTGGCTCTCGGAATGTCAATTCTAACATACCTCTGCTATGTCTTGTAACATCTGAACAATTCTAAGTGCAGTTGTTGAATCCAAGCCGGAGGTTGGTTCATCAAGAAACAGAAGGGAAGGATTGATTATGATCTCATTGCCAATGCaaactctcttcctctctccacCTGAAACCCCGCGGACAAACGAGCCACCAATCATAGTGTCTTGGCACCTGTGCAATATGAAGAAATTTTGCTGATTACCTTTCAAAATCAGTATTATGTTCTTCATGATATCTGTTTCTAATATGCTTATAGGCATTAGACCTACAGTAGCAAGTAGATAACGTACTTACCTCTCTAAGCCTAGCTCATAGATGACGTCGACTGCTCGTTTTTTTTTCTGCTCTTTTGTCAATGTCTTTGGCAGCTGTAGGAGGGCTGCATATGTTAATGTTTCTTTCACTGTCAGGTGAGGAAATAGAACATCATCCTGAGTCACGAATCCTATCCTGTCATATGTTTCATGTCATTCCGATTCACATATTCACTTCACatgtaaaaatttattttattgtcCTTGTTCTTTGAGGTAGCACGCTTGGGTGAACAGTACAAGCAGGTTTTCAATGGAAAACCATTTTGGTTGCAGGAGACTAACCAAATCCTTTGTGCTTATAAGTCCTGTCCACACAGTTGCTATTGCTCCTCATATATTCTATTCATTATGGTCAAAGCACGAAACTTCGTTTTAGATGCATAAAATACCTGCGCTTTAGGTACTTGGAATATGTCTGATCATTGTAGTTAATTGAACCACTGACATTGCCTCTGGCTATCCTGCCTCCAAGCAGATTAAGGAGTGTGGTCTTTCCACTTCCTGATGGTCCCATCAGGGCAAGAACTTCGCCGGGGTTTACTGAACCAGTGATCCCATTCAAGATGTCCTTCTCTCCATTTGTCCTCATTCCTTTGAGAATGACCTTGTATGTCACATCTGTGAACTGAAATAAACCAAAGCAACAATTAGCCTTTGTTCAATAGATTGCAAACGGAACTAGATACTCATACTAGTTAGAATTTATTGCAAAATGAAGAAAGACAGTTACTTATCAGGAAGATATATGAGCGTCCATAGCCTTCTTTCCTTTGATGCTTTTGGGGTTTCTTTTATTGGTTGTTTCAAAAATGAGCCTCTACTCAGTGGTTCATAGACAAATGAAGATAGCTTCCTAGCCTGAATGCAAGTTTCTAAACTAGTTTTGTGACCCTACGACAATTTTTTATGTGATTCTGTTATATGAATATGTTACATATGTAGCAACCTTTTGGCTTGGAAAGAAGGGCAAGTCTTGTACATACAAAGTCATACATATAGAATGATAACCCTGTACAAGACTGAACCTGACCATGCTAATATTGCTAGCCATGTTCTATGGATCGCCCTTGATGTCTACATCTCAATCTCCATCCCTTCCTGTCCAAATAGATAGTAAGTATcacatcaatttttttgctCTAGAGAGTGACGAATTCACACAGGTTTGAACACCGGTAGATTATGCATATGTTTCAATGGTTTTTTGGGAATTCAGTACAAGAAAAGCATATATACATGGCAACTAGGTAACTTGTAAGTAGCACTTGTAAGGGAGTAA
Above is a genomic segment from Rosa chinensis cultivar Old Blush chromosome 3, RchiOBHm-V2, whole genome shotgun sequence containing:
- the LOC112191347 gene encoding ABC transporter G family member 22 isoform X2; the protein is MASNISMVRFSLVQGYHSICMTLYVQDLPFFPSQKFTDVTYKVILKGMRTNGEKDILNGITGSVNPGEVLALMGPSGSGKTTLLNLLGGRIARGNVSGSINYNDQTYSKYLKRRIGFVTQDDVLFPHLTVKETLTYAALLQLPKTLTKEQKKKRAVDVIYELGLERCQDTMIGGSFVRGVSGGERKRVCIGNEIIINPSLLFLDEPTSGLDSTTALRIVQMLQDIAEAGKTVVTTIHQPSSRLFHKFDKLILLGKGSLLYFGKASEAMVYFSSIGCSPLIAMNPAEFLLDLANGNINDVSVPSELEDKVQMENSEADTRNGKPSPAVVHEYLVEAYETRVADEEKKKLMVPLPLDDELKLKISFAKREWGASWWEQFSILFCRGIKERKHDYFSWLRITQVLSTAVILGLLWWQSDSHTTKGLEDQAGLLFFIAVFWGFFPVFTAIFTFPQERAMLTKERAADMYRLSAYFVARTTSDLPLDLLLPVLFLAIVYFMAGLRLSTETFFLSMLIVFLCIVAAQGLGLAIGATLMDLKKATTLASVTVMTFMLAGGFFVKNVPVFISWIRYMSFNYHTYKLLLKVQFEDIIPTINGSSTDCSLTGVGALVAMVFGYRLLAYLSLRRMKLQAGA
- the LOC112191347 gene encoding ABC transporter G family member 22 isoform X3, yielding MASNISMFTDVTYKVILKGMRTNGEKDILNGITGSVNPGEVLALMGPSGSGKTTLLNLLGGRIARGNVSGSINYNDQTYSKYLKRRIGFVTQDDVLFPHLTVKETLTYAALLQLPKTLTKEQKKKRAVDVIYELGLERCQDTMIGGSFVRGVSGGERKRVCIGNEIIINPSLLFLDEPTSGLDSTTALRIVQMLQDIAEAGKTVVTTIHQPSSRLFHKFDKLILLGKGSLLYFGKASEAMVYFSSIGCSPLIAMNPAEFLLDLANGNINDVSVPSELEDKVQMENSEADTRNGKPSPAVVHEYLVEAYETRVADEEKKKLMVPLPLDDELKLKISFAKREWGASWWEQFSILFCRGIKERKHDYFSWLRITQVLSTAVILGLLWWQSDSHTTKGLEDQAGLLFFIAVFWGFFPVFTAIFTFPQERAMLTKERAADMYRLSAYFVARTTSDLPLDLLLPVLFLAIVYFMAGLRLSTETFFLSMLIVFLCIVAAQGLGLAIGATLMDLKKATTLASVTVMTFMLAGGFFVKNVPVFISWIRYMSFNYHTYKLLLKVQFEDIIPTINGSSTDCSLTGVGALVAMVFGYRLLAYLSLRRMKLQAGA
- the LOC112191347 gene encoding ABC transporter G family member 22 isoform X1 codes for the protein MEKLNSSGLARTKSDQLVESVAAAFKSPTSSEAAAVAAEGGSGTLSRKSSRRMMGASPGRGSGSGSAKGSTHIRKTRSAQMKFELDELSSGAALSRASSASLGFSFSFTGFTVPADEIADSKPFSDDDEIPEDLEAGNRKPKFQTEPTMPIYLKFTDVTYKVILKGMRTNGEKDILNGITGSVNPGEVLALMGPSGSGKTTLLNLLGGRIARGNVSGSINYNDQTYSKYLKRRIGFVTQDDVLFPHLTVKETLTYAALLQLPKTLTKEQKKKRAVDVIYELGLERCQDTMIGGSFVRGVSGGERKRVCIGNEIIINPSLLFLDEPTSGLDSTTALRIVQMLQDIAEAGKTVVTTIHQPSSRLFHKFDKLILLGKGSLLYFGKASEAMVYFSSIGCSPLIAMNPAEFLLDLANGNINDVSVPSELEDKVQMENSEADTRNGKPSPAVVHEYLVEAYETRVADEEKKKLMVPLPLDDELKLKISFAKREWGASWWEQFSILFCRGIKERKHDYFSWLRITQVLSTAVILGLLWWQSDSHTTKGLEDQAGLLFFIAVFWGFFPVFTAIFTFPQERAMLTKERAADMYRLSAYFVARTTSDLPLDLLLPVLFLAIVYFMAGLRLSTETFFLSMLIVFLCIVAAQGLGLAIGATLMDLKKATTLASVTVMTFMLAGGFFVKNVPVFISWIRYMSFNYHTYKLLLKVQFEDIIPTINGSSTDCSLTGVGALVAMVFGYRLLAYLSLRRMKLQAGA